The nucleotide window GAGAGGGAGGAGCTGCGAACCAACATATCCAGAAGCGCCTAAAACCAGTACTTTCTTCATTGTTACTCCATTTATATCTGTGGTTAAAAACCGAACATTGATATAATAGCGCGATATTTATCTTTATTCATCAATACGTTCCGTTTAGGTATCTCTATGTTGCTCTCTTCAATTATTCATCACACTCGAGGTGATTTTGTTCGTAGGCTTATTGCGATTGCTTTGCCTATTGCTTTGCAGAGCATTATGTTTTCAAGCCGAGGCTTAGTCGATGTGTTGATGTTAGGTCAGCTTGGGGAAGCAGACATTGCGGCTGTGGGGGTTGCGAGCCGTGCAATGTTTGTGACGACCATTATGCTGGTGGGTGTCACTACGGGCGGCGCTTTGCTAACGGCTCAATATTGGGGCGCGGGTAACAAACAAGGTGTCAGAGAAAGTACCGCACTGACGTGGCTAGTTTCGACCCTGTTTGCGTTGCTGACCATTGTTTTCTTTGTTTCTTTTCCTGCGCAAATCATGGGCGTGACGACCGACTCTCAAGAAGTCATCAGCCTCGGCGTTGAATACATCGTCATCACCTCATTCAGCATGCTGGCGGTGTCGTGCGTCAGCAGTATGGCGGTAGGTTTGAGAGCGATGCATAAACCTGGGTTAAGCACTTTCTTCAGCGGTATCGGCATTCTGTCTAATGTGTTCTTAAACTGGGTGCTGATCTTCGGTAACTTGGGCTTTCCATCGCTTGGAATCAAAGGCGCAGCGATTGCGACGGTATTGAGCGGCGCCATTGAAGTGGCGACCTTATATGGCTACCTCTATTTATCTAAACACCTATTAGCTTTTAAACTTTGTGATATCAAAGCGGCTGCAACCGTTGAGAAAGTCGTTCGCTTCTTGAAGTTGTCTTTGCCAACCACGTTTAACTTCTTAGCGTGGGCGGGTGGCTTGTTTGCTTACCACGCGATCATGGGACAATCGGGTGTTCAAGGTTTGGCTGCGCTTTCAGTCATGACGCCGGTTGAATCTATCTCATTGAGTTTATTGATTGGCCTGTCCAATGCAGCGGCTGTTTTGGTGGGTAACCAACTTGGCGCGAAGAACAATGAAGCGGTTTATTATCAAGCATTAGGCTTAACGATTCTGTGTTTCTTAACCAGTATTGTTGTGGCGATTTTTCTCTATTTCGTCCAAATGCCAATATTGAATGCGTTCAGTGCGTTGACTGAAGAAACCAGAGCCCTCTCTGAGAAATTCATCCTCATTCTCAGCGTGGGGATTATTATTCGCTCGGTACCGCTGACTGTGATCGTTGGTGTGTTGAGAGCGGGTGGTGATGTGAAGTTCTGTCTCTATCAAGATTTGATTGCTCAGTGGGTGATTGGTATTCCACTGGCTGCGATTGCGGCTATCTATTTAAAGTTTCCACCGGAGTGGGTGTATCTGCTTTTCCTCACCGAAGAAGTGATTAAGTGGGGTGGGTCGCTCTATCGCATGAAAACAAGAAAATGGATCAAAAACTTGATAGGAAGTTGAAGTAGGGCGCATCGATCACATCACTTTATCGTTGGTGTGTGATCTATCTTTCAAAATACTTCCTCCTAACAGGGAATTAGTGTAGATTCTCCTTCCAAATTCTAACTAATGTGAGCTGTTTAATGTTAAAGCTGTCAGACCTATGTAAAGGCTATGTCGACGGGGGGGAATTTCACCCTGTTTTGCAAGGTGCTGAACTAACATTAAACCAAGGTGACCAGCTTGCACTAATG belongs to Vibrio splendidus and includes:
- a CDS encoding MATE family efflux transporter, with the translated sequence MLLSSIIHHTRGDFVRRLIAIALPIALQSIMFSSRGLVDVLMLGQLGEADIAAVGVASRAMFVTTIMLVGVTTGGALLTAQYWGAGNKQGVRESTALTWLVSTLFALLTIVFFVSFPAQIMGVTTDSQEVISLGVEYIVITSFSMLAVSCVSSMAVGLRAMHKPGLSTFFSGIGILSNVFLNWVLIFGNLGFPSLGIKGAAIATVLSGAIEVATLYGYLYLSKHLLAFKLCDIKAAATVEKVVRFLKLSLPTTFNFLAWAGGLFAYHAIMGQSGVQGLAALSVMTPVESISLSLLIGLSNAAAVLVGNQLGAKNNEAVYYQALGLTILCFLTSIVVAIFLYFVQMPILNAFSALTEETRALSEKFILILSVGIIIRSVPLTVIVGVLRAGGDVKFCLYQDLIAQWVIGIPLAAIAAIYLKFPPEWVYLLFLTEEVIKWGGSLYRMKTRKWIKNLIGS